One genomic segment of Desulfomicrobium sp. ZS1 includes these proteins:
- a CDS encoding DUF2325 domain-containing protein, whose product MPCRSGDCAKCPSYDLCRKRVLIVGGIERMEKAYRKLVEERGGIFEYHAGHMKSGSKGLENSVQRADMVLCPVNCNSHGACLKVKSLGKKFKKPVHMLSNFSLSAVARTMGKLHATN is encoded by the coding sequence ATGCCATGTCGCAGCGGGGATTGCGCCAAGTGTCCGTCTTATGACCTGTGCAGGAAACGGGTGCTTATCGTCGGCGGCATTGAGCGCATGGAAAAGGCCTACCGGAAGCTGGTGGAGGAGCGTGGCGGAATTTTCGAGTACCATGCCGGGCATATGAAATCAGGGAGCAAGGGCCTTGAAAACAGCGTTCAACGGGCGGATATGGTCCTTTGCCCGGTCAACTGCAACAGCCACGGTGCGTGTCTGAAGGTCAAGAGTCTGGGTAAGAAGTTCAAGAAACCCGTGCATATGCTTAGCAACTTCAGCCTGAGTGCCGTGGCCCGCACCATGGGAAAGCTTCATGCCACGAACTGA
- a CDS encoding methyl-accepting chemotaxis protein, with product MKNIKLGTKLIGGFTLTALIALLIGLVSILTMRDLSEDIDSMGTESLPSVELLLRVKGGIADLTTSLRSLLSTELTTQDRKEIPAQIASIREAYRKSADAYAALPHGEEEAALWQKVQSIVANMAGTNNKALGLNEHLIELDIMNPDNLMGKLQQFRGDHYSLMTNVGQLLATGESFEGGTDHRACNYGQWSDGLTTTNPKMKRILETVYPVHQSFHQTIAEIKELAAAGRGEEALELYKKLLPIATEVFKHFGDMRGQAQEAQETFQEMGRLLMVESRSDQEKLDQTMLEAVDLTTRNSAQAATAAGKDATRAMTIASIGVVLGVIIALALGVILTKSITGPVYKGVDFAKKIAQGDLTAEVDVHQKDELGILAQALRDMVAKLREIVGEVQSASDNVASGSEELSASAEQLSQGATEQAASVEEVSSSMEEMGSNIRQNSENATQTEKIALKAAQDAEAGGKAVIQAVSAMKNIAEKISIVEEIARQTNLLALNAAIEAARAGEHGKGFAVVAAEVRKLAERSGTAAAEISELSSSTVSVADQAGQMLTKLVPDIQRTAELVQEISAASSEQNAGAEQINKALQQLDQVIQQNASASEEMASTSEELSSQAEQLQSSISFFHLGATAARITRQSAYRGRPQPSGKAPKALAAKARSGGLALDMGRDDEDDDFERF from the coding sequence ATGAAAAACATCAAGCTCGGCACCAAGCTCATCGGCGGGTTCACGCTTACCGCTCTCATCGCACTTCTTATCGGCCTGGTCAGCATTCTGACCATGCGCGACCTATCCGAAGATATAGATTCCATGGGCACCGAATCCCTGCCCTCAGTGGAGCTTTTGCTGCGCGTCAAAGGCGGCATCGCGGACCTGACCACAAGCCTGCGCAGCCTGCTCAGCACGGAACTGACCACTCAAGACCGCAAGGAAATTCCGGCACAGATCGCCTCCATCCGCGAAGCATACCGCAAATCGGCGGATGCCTATGCCGCATTGCCCCACGGCGAGGAAGAGGCGGCGTTGTGGCAGAAGGTCCAGTCCATTGTCGCCAATATGGCCGGAACCAACAACAAGGCGCTGGGTCTTAACGAGCATCTCATCGAACTCGACATCATGAATCCCGACAACCTCATGGGCAAGTTACAGCAGTTTCGCGGCGATCACTACAGCCTGATGACCAACGTCGGACAGCTCTTGGCCACCGGCGAAAGTTTCGAAGGCGGAACGGATCACCGCGCCTGTAATTACGGCCAGTGGTCAGACGGGCTGACCACCACGAATCCCAAAATGAAGCGCATCCTGGAAACTGTTTATCCGGTGCACCAGTCATTCCACCAGACCATCGCCGAGATCAAGGAACTTGCCGCAGCGGGTCGCGGTGAAGAAGCGCTGGAATTGTACAAAAAGCTCCTGCCCATCGCCACCGAAGTATTCAAACATTTCGGCGATATGCGCGGCCAGGCCCAGGAGGCCCAGGAAACCTTCCAGGAAATGGGGCGGCTGCTCATGGTCGAATCGAGGTCCGACCAGGAGAAGCTTGATCAGACCATGCTTGAGGCCGTGGATCTGACCACCCGCAACAGCGCGCAGGCCGCCACCGCTGCCGGGAAAGATGCGACCCGCGCCATGACAATTGCCAGCATCGGCGTCGTGCTCGGTGTGATCATCGCCCTGGCCCTGGGCGTCATCCTGACCAAATCCATCACCGGGCCAGTGTACAAGGGCGTGGATTTCGCCAAGAAGATCGCGCAGGGAGACCTGACCGCCGAAGTGGACGTGCACCAGAAGGACGAACTGGGCATCCTGGCCCAGGCCCTGCGCGACATGGTCGCCAAGTTGCGCGAAATTGTCGGCGAGGTGCAGTCCGCCTCGGACAACGTGGCTTCCGGTTCCGAAGAACTGAGCGCCTCCGCAGAACAGCTCTCCCAGGGCGCGACCGAGCAGGCCGCTTCCGTGGAAGAGGTTTCTTCGAGCATGGAAGAGATGGGCTCTAACATCCGCCAAAATTCCGAGAACGCCACCCAGACTGAGAAAATCGCACTCAAGGCCGCCCAGGACGCCGAGGCTGGCGGCAAGGCCGTGATCCAGGCCGTGAGCGCCATGAAGAACATCGCCGAGAAGATCTCCATTGTCGAGGAAATCGCCCGTCAGACCAACCTCTTGGCCCTCAATGCCGCCATCGAGGCCGCCCGCGCCGGCGAGCACGGCAAAGGCTTCGCCGTGGTCGCGGCCGAAGTCAGGAAGCTGGCCGAACGCAGCGGCACGGCAGCCGCCGAAATCAGCGAGCTGTCCTCCTCCACCGTCAGCGTGGCCGACCAGGCCGGTCAGATGCTGACCAAGCTGGTCCCGGACATCCAGCGCACGGCAGAACTGGTGCAGGAGATCTCCGCCGCGTCGAGCGAACAGAACGCCGGTGCCGAGCAGATCAACAAGGCCCTGCAGCAGCTCGATCAGGTCATACAGCAGAACGCTTCGGCCTCCGAAGAAATGGCCTCCACGTCCGAGGAATTATCCAGTCAGGCCGAACAGCTGCAATCCTCTATTTCCTTCTTCCATCTGGGCGCGACGGCGGCCCGCATCACCCGCCAGAGTGCCTACCGAGGCAGGCCGCAGCCGTCCGGAAAGGCTCCAAAGGCTCTGGCCGCCAAGGCGCGCAGCGGCGGACTGGCTCTTGATATGGGCCGTGATGACGAAGACGACGATTTTGAACGCTTCTAA
- a CDS encoding L,D-transpeptidase family protein: MKRKKTFLIAALAGALFFCAPAWALRSFVFSPDSALYGTMRHVQVEEKDTLLDIAREFGLGYNHLVAANPGVDPWVPAKGSIVRLPLALVLPRERLPQGIVVNLAEMQLYYFFSDGGHDYFITAPTGIGREGYLTELGTYTVKSKAANPTWVVPESIRKEDPNLPASVPPGPDNPLGDYAFRLSHRAYAIHGTNKPWGIGRRVSHGCIRLYPEDIGALYPMVPVGATVKVIYEPVKYGWANGLFWVQAFEDFENRGGNPRMKIMEELLYHQATMGPLQIDRQALERALEEKTGVPMVVARPTE; encoded by the coding sequence ATGAAGCGAAAAAAAACGTTCCTCATTGCGGCGTTGGCCGGTGCTTTGTTTTTTTGCGCACCCGCGTGGGCGCTACGCTCCTTTGTGTTCTCACCGGATTCGGCGCTGTACGGCACCATGCGCCACGTGCAGGTCGAGGAGAAGGACACGCTCCTTGACATCGCGCGCGAGTTCGGCCTCGGCTACAACCATCTGGTGGCCGCGAACCCCGGAGTCGACCCCTGGGTGCCGGCCAAGGGAAGCATCGTGCGCTTGCCGCTGGCCCTCGTGCTGCCCCGGGAGCGCCTACCACAAGGCATTGTGGTCAACCTGGCCGAAATGCAGCTTTATTACTTCTTCTCCGACGGCGGGCACGATTATTTCATTACCGCTCCCACCGGGATCGGCAGGGAGGGCTACCTCACCGAACTTGGTACCTACACCGTCAAGAGCAAGGCCGCCAATCCGACCTGGGTCGTGCCGGAATCCATCCGGAAGGAAGACCCGAATCTGCCCGCATCCGTGCCGCCGGGCCCCGACAATCCTCTTGGCGACTATGCCTTCCGCCTTTCCCACCGGGCGTACGCCATCCACGGCACGAACAAGCCCTGGGGCATCGGCAGGCGTGTCAGCCACGGCTGCATCCGCCTCTATCCCGAGGATATTGGAGCGCTCTATCCCATGGTGCCGGTGGGCGCCACGGTGAAGGTCATCTATGAACCCGTCAAATATGGTTGGGCGAACGGTCTGTTCTGGGTGCAGGCTTTCGAGGATTTTGAAAACAGGGGCGGGAACCCTCGCATGAAGATCATGGAAGAGCTTCTCTATCATCAGGCGACCATGGGACCCCTACAGATCGACCGGCAGGCCCTGGAAAGAGCCCTGGAGGAAAAGACAGGGGTGCCCATGGTCGTGGCGCGGCCCACGGAATAA
- a CDS encoding murein L,D-transpeptidase family protein — translation MNVLAEETWSATRRCLVVDKAARELVVFKDGRRVAAYPVSLGVDPVSDKRKVHDFATPEGLYFISYKKDPSQYHRTLGLSYPSLADAEKALAGGVISVSEYAKIVDASRRSRPGPCGTGLGCAIAIHGGGVFRQFGSHLERDWTEGCVALDNADMDRLFAFCRQGDRVVIFNSAANLFGLARPFSRATVFDVQGLPLCPQGVCAYEAEFATTLGRMVVRITEGRLWSVQVTVHATGNPDDILLTLFDRNADGRMSFQDSAEGPLAQGRSADKTCSMVRQAVVDALSGGTCLAP, via the coding sequence ATGAATGTGCTTGCGGAAGAAACATGGTCGGCGACGAGGCGGTGCCTGGTCGTGGACAAGGCCGCGCGGGAGCTGGTCGTGTTCAAGGATGGTCGCAGGGTGGCTGCGTATCCTGTTTCCTTGGGTGTCGATCCGGTCTCGGACAAACGCAAGGTGCATGATTTCGCCACTCCAGAGGGCCTGTATTTCATATCCTACAAAAAGGACCCAAGCCAATACCATCGCACCCTGGGCCTTTCCTATCCGAGCCTGGCCGACGCCGAGAAGGCCCTGGCCGGGGGTGTCATCTCCGTTTCGGAATACGCGAAGATAGTGGATGCCTCTCGCCGGTCGCGGCCCGGTCCGTGCGGCACGGGTCTTGGCTGCGCCATCGCCATTCATGGCGGCGGGGTCTTCCGGCAGTTCGGCTCGCACTTGGAACGGGACTGGACAGAGGGCTGCGTGGCCCTGGACAACGCGGATATGGACAGGCTCTTCGCCTTCTGCCGCCAGGGGGACAGGGTGGTCATCTTCAACAGCGCAGCGAATCTTTTCGGCCTGGCGCGGCCCTTCAGCCGTGCGACGGTATTCGATGTGCAAGGGTTGCCGCTGTGCCCGCAGGGCGTCTGCGCATATGAAGCGGAGTTTGCGACGACTCTGGGACGCATGGTGGTACGCATCACGGAAGGCAGGCTCTGGTCCGTGCAGGTCACCGTGCATGCGACGGGAAATCCGGACGACATCCTGCTGACCCTGTTTGACCGCAACGCCGACGGGCGCATGTCTTTTCAGGACAGCGCGGAAGGGCCGCTGGCCCAGGGTCGTTCCGCCGACAAGACCTGCTCCATGGTCAGGCAGGCGGTGGTCGATGCGTTGTCCGGGGGAACATGCCTTGCCCCGTGA
- a CDS encoding efflux RND transporter periplasmic adaptor subunit produces MSRTSTLSRSLGFFFPGVTLLVACLVFLVACDARQDTSEPSAEPRPVKMMTVGAAEEVMQRTFPGTVRAARRAELAFQVSGTLIRLPVGEGQEVREGDVLAQLEQRDFETSLRSAQGQYGNVRAALESAKSEYERILRIRKQDPGATSESMVVKRREAMDRATAELESVQAAVDAARDKLGYTRLHAPFSGIVSRRHVENFQEVQAKEPVVSLDDISSLEILVDLPESVVARISEPSDRTGKQAPVHAEFAALPGRKFSLIVKEFSTRADPKTQTFQVVFQMEKPDDVAILPGMTAMIVGSAQQGVNGDGRYVIPAVAVFGDEQGVSHVWVVEPKSMAVQRRKVVIGEVAGDAGIRITEGLQAGEIVAVSGASQLRDGMRVKPFDGTF; encoded by the coding sequence ATGAGCAGGACAAGCACGCTCTCCCGCAGCCTCGGTTTTTTCTTCCCCGGTGTGACCCTTTTGGTTGCATGTCTCGTTTTTCTGGTCGCCTGCGACGCGCGGCAGGACACGTCGGAGCCTTCCGCGGAGCCCCGGCCCGTAAAGATGATGACCGTCGGGGCGGCTGAGGAGGTCATGCAGCGCACGTTTCCGGGCACGGTGCGGGCGGCCAGGAGGGCGGAGTTGGCCTTTCAGGTCTCCGGCACACTCATCCGGCTTCCCGTCGGTGAGGGGCAGGAGGTGCGGGAAGGGGATGTTCTGGCACAGCTGGAGCAACGCGATTTCGAGACCAGTCTGCGCAGCGCCCAGGGGCAGTACGGCAATGTCCGCGCCGCTTTGGAGAGCGCCAAAAGCGAGTACGAGCGGATTCTGCGGATCCGCAAACAGGATCCCGGCGCGACCAGCGAGAGCATGGTCGTGAAAAGGCGCGAAGCCATGGACCGGGCCACGGCCGAGCTGGAGTCCGTCCAGGCAGCGGTGGACGCGGCCAGGGACAAGCTTGGCTACACCCGCCTGCACGCTCCTTTTTCCGGCATCGTCTCCAGGCGGCATGTGGAAAATTTTCAGGAGGTGCAGGCCAAGGAGCCCGTCGTCAGCCTGGACGACATCTCGTCCCTTGAAATTCTGGTCGACCTGCCGGAGAGCGTGGTCGCCCGCATCAGCGAGCCATCGGATAGAACCGGGAAGCAGGCTCCGGTGCATGCGGAGTTCGCGGCCCTGCCGGGCCGGAAATTTTCTCTCATCGTCAAGGAATTCTCCACCAGGGCGGACCCCAAAACCCAGACCTTCCAGGTCGTCTTCCAGATGGAAAAGCCGGACGATGTCGCCATCCTGCCGGGCATGACCGCCATGATCGTCGGCTCCGCGCAGCAAGGCGTGAACGGAGACGGCCGGTACGTCATTCCCGCGGTGGCTGTTTTTGGCGACGAACAGGGCGTTTCCCATGTCTGGGTGGTGGAGCCGAAATCCATGGCCGTGCAGCGCCGCAAGGTCGTCATCGGCGAGGTGGCCGGGGATGCGGGCATCCGCATAACCGAAGGCCTGCAGGCCGGAGAGATTGTGGCGGTGAGCGGAGCCAGTCAGCTGCGTGACGGGATGCGGGTCAAGCCGTTTGATGGAACCTTCTGA
- a CDS encoding efflux transporter outer membrane subunit, which produces MKDIRRTLGGRAFRLAIFSLALAVIAGCAVGPDYVRPQAPQMQEWLEKDDAGLKHGPAELAAWWKRLNDPVLDRLVALAAERNPSLHVAALRILESRARLGIATGNQFPQLQQLQGSVSDAGLSRHNANTTPAIDRYYATASVALDAAWELDFWGRFRRAVESGAWSVDAAMAGYDDLLVTLTAEVARVYVTLRTLEQRLFIAHENVALQERSLQIARVLHQGGDVTELDVTQAAALLAGTQASIPRLEAQLRQAKNGLSALLGMLPGEADRILGGPGPIPQVPSEVAVGVPAELLRRRPDIRLAEAQMAAQCALIGVAQADLYPRFSLFGTIGLSASNAALTFAGYPGGSSLGDLWSGESLQYSGGMGFGWDIFNYGRITNNVRVQDARFQQLVEQYKNTVLTAARETEDALTAFSRSREEVAFLEQGVAAARRSVEISMIQYREGLADFQRVLDTQRSKVQAQDQLTATQGSVLINLIATYKALGGGWEFRFGKDFLPQEILREMSGRTDWGALLEPSVSGETDGGSRE; this is translated from the coding sequence ATGAAGGATATACGACGGACGTTGGGCGGCAGGGCGTTTCGGCTCGCGATTTTCAGCCTTGCTTTGGCCGTCATCGCCGGTTGCGCCGTGGGGCCGGACTATGTGCGGCCCCAGGCTCCGCAGATGCAGGAGTGGCTTGAAAAGGATGACGCGGGGCTGAAGCACGGTCCGGCCGAGCTTGCGGCCTGGTGGAAGCGTCTGAATGACCCCGTTCTGGACCGCCTGGTTGCGCTGGCCGCCGAGCGCAACCCGTCCCTGCATGTGGCGGCCTTGCGTATCCTGGAGTCGCGGGCCCGGCTCGGCATCGCCACCGGGAACCAGTTCCCGCAGCTGCAGCAGCTTCAAGGCAGTGTTTCCGACGCGGGCCTGAGCAGGCACAACGCCAACACCACGCCGGCCATCGACAGGTATTACGCCACGGCCTCCGTAGCCCTGGACGCGGCCTGGGAGCTGGATTTCTGGGGCAGGTTCCGGCGGGCTGTGGAATCCGGGGCGTGGAGCGTGGACGCGGCCATGGCCGGATACGACGACCTGCTGGTCACGCTCACAGCGGAGGTGGCGCGGGTCTACGTGACCCTGCGCACCCTGGAGCAGAGGCTCTTCATTGCGCATGAAAACGTGGCGTTGCAGGAGCGGTCCCTGCAGATCGCCCGGGTGCTGCACCAGGGCGGGGACGTGACCGAACTGGATGTGACCCAGGCTGCAGCGCTGCTGGCCGGGACGCAGGCCTCCATCCCGCGCCTTGAGGCGCAGCTGCGGCAGGCCAAGAACGGGCTCTCGGCACTGCTCGGGATGCTGCCCGGTGAAGCGGACCGGATTCTTGGCGGGCCGGGACCTATTCCGCAAGTGCCGTCCGAGGTGGCCGTGGGGGTTCCCGCCGAGCTGCTCCGGCGGCGGCCGGACATTCGCCTCGCCGAGGCGCAGATGGCCGCCCAGTGTGCCCTGATCGGGGTGGCCCAAGCGGACCTCTATCCGCGCTTTTCCCTTTTCGGCACCATCGGCCTCTCGGCCAGCAACGCGGCCCTGACCTTTGCCGGATATCCGGGCGGGAGCAGCCTGGGCGATCTTTGGAGCGGTGAGAGCCTGCAATATTCAGGCGGCATGGGTTTTGGCTGGGACATCTTCAATTACGGGCGCATCACAAACAATGTGCGCGTTCAGGATGCCCGTTTCCAGCAGCTTGTGGAACAGTACAAGAACACAGTACTGACTGCGGCCCGCGAGACCGAGGACGCCTTGACCGCCTTTTCGCGCTCCCGTGAGGAAGTGGCGTTTCTGGAACAGGGAGTGGCCGCCGCCAGGAGATCGGTGGAAATTTCCATGATCCAGTACCGCGAGGGTCTGGCGGATTTTCAGCGCGTGCTGGACACGCAGCGTTCCAAAGTCCAGGCTCAGGATCAGTTGACCGCCACGCAAGGCTCGGTGCTTATCAATCTGATCGCCACGTACAAGGCTCTTGGCGGCGGCTGGGAATTCAGGTTCGGCAAGGATTTTTTGCCGCAAGAGATTCTGCGGGAAATGAGCGGCCGCACGGACTGGGGCGCGTTGCTGGAGCCGTCCGTTTCAGGCGAGACAGATGGCGGCTCGCGAGAATAA
- a CDS encoding arsenate reductase ArsC, translating to MKILFLCTGNSCRSQMAEGWARHLKKSQIEAASAGIVRHGMNPYAVRVMQEAGVDISAHVSKTLDDLPSLEFDAVVTLCGHASETCPFFPGPVRRVHRGFDDPPSLCAGMTDEEEIMAVYRRVRDEIRLFVEGLPDNLE from the coding sequence ATGAAAATACTCTTTCTCTGCACAGGAAATTCCTGCCGCAGCCAGATGGCTGAAGGCTGGGCCAGGCATCTGAAAAAAAGCCAAATCGAGGCAGCTTCCGCCGGCATCGTACGGCACGGCATGAATCCGTACGCGGTCAGGGTCATGCAGGAGGCAGGGGTGGACATAAGCGCCCACGTCTCCAAGACTCTCGATGATCTGCCGAGCCTCGAATTTGACGCCGTGGTCACGCTGTGCGGACACGCCAGCGAAACCTGCCCGTTTTTTCCCGGGCCGGTCCGCAGGGTACACCGGGGCTTCGACGATCCGCCGAGCCTGTGCGCGGGGATGACGGACGAGGAAGAAATAATGGCCGTCTATCGCCGGGTCCGCGATGAAATTCGCCTATTCGTTGAAGGCTTGCCCGACAATCTGGAATAA
- a CDS encoding efflux RND transporter permease subunit — protein sequence MMMNIAEWSIRRSVISWVMTILFLVVGWYSFNNLSRLEDPEFTIKEAVIITPYAGASAEQVEEEVSNVIEKACQEMGQLERVESRSARDVSIVQVSMKDKFDKSSLPQVWDELRRKVSDAQRSLPPGAGPSIVNDDFGDVYGVFLAITGEGYTLREIYEYAKFLQRELLKAKDVKRIMLYGVQKEAIFIEMRREKMSQFGVAPSDIAGALKAKNIPASGGHLPLGVEYIPISPTGEFKSEQDIGGLLIKGMGSDSTVYLRDVADIKRDYIAPPDAILRYDGKPAIGLAVSTVLGGNVVDMGESLDQRFRELESMRPVGMELHVISHQSRAVTEAINGFLINLLEAVAIVVVVLLIFMGLRSGLIIGAVLVITIMATFIVMDLGDITLERISLGALVIALGMLVDNAIVVTDGMKEKMNRGVDALTAARDVVGQVGVPLLGATFVAVAAFAAIGTSQDSTGEYCRSLFYVILISLLMSWVTAVNTTPLFCKTFLKVRPQNADGSSSSPDPYGGRFYAAYRVFLAWCIRWRWVTVAVVVALFIASMVGFGTLKNSFFPDSTRAQFYVDFWFAEGTDIRETQRQLERAEADIGRREGVTHMTTMIGGGQVRFLLTYPTEKSYDAFGQILVDVDDYKRIPSLTKEIQRDLDRLFPEALVSVRLFVLGPSVGGKLQLRLYGPDSTVLRELAAKAEQVLLDDPHAKSVRNEWRQKAKVMRPRMAEVPALKAGIERPQIATAFESVFEGTRVGVFKERDELLPIITRAPEEERADLDSMEGMPIWSPAAQSMIPIGQVLSGITMEFEDAYLWRRDRFKMLRIHADPSEGLPSELMQRVKPRIEQVLNVDVAQVLGKTLPSGEDPFQKDYDASTLKVGYSDKWPIKDMPGYYMAWGGESEDSAKANARLAGTIPVFFGLMVLIVIVLFNSIKKTLVIWLTVPLSVIGVTAGLLLFNQPFGFMSLLGLMSLSGMLIKNAIVLIDQIDVETGSGKPPFRAVLDSGVSRLIPVSMAALTTILGMLPLVQDAFFVSMAVTIMFGLGFATVLTLIVVPVLYAIFFNVKCEE from the coding sequence ATGATGATGAATATCGCGGAGTGGAGCATACGCAGGAGCGTCATCAGCTGGGTCATGACCATTCTTTTTCTGGTGGTCGGATGGTACTCCTTCAACAATCTGAGCAGGCTGGAAGACCCGGAGTTCACCATCAAGGAGGCGGTCATCATCACCCCGTATGCGGGGGCCTCGGCGGAGCAGGTGGAGGAAGAGGTCTCCAACGTGATCGAGAAGGCCTGCCAGGAGATGGGCCAGCTGGAGCGGGTGGAGTCGAGGTCCGCGCGGGACGTGTCCATCGTGCAGGTCTCGATGAAGGACAAATTCGACAAGTCCTCCTTGCCCCAGGTCTGGGACGAGCTGCGACGCAAGGTTTCCGACGCGCAGCGCAGTCTGCCGCCCGGGGCCGGGCCATCCATCGTCAACGACGATTTTGGCGATGTTTACGGCGTCTTCCTGGCAATTACCGGAGAAGGCTATACGCTGCGCGAAATTTACGAGTACGCCAAGTTTCTGCAGCGTGAGCTCTTGAAGGCCAAGGACGTGAAGCGGATCATGCTTTACGGCGTGCAGAAGGAGGCCATCTTCATCGAGATGCGCCGCGAAAAAATGTCCCAGTTCGGCGTTGCTCCGTCCGATATCGCAGGCGCCCTGAAGGCCAAGAACATTCCGGCCAGCGGAGGGCACCTGCCGCTGGGGGTCGAATACATCCCCATCAGTCCCACGGGCGAATTCAAATCCGAGCAGGACATCGGCGGGCTGCTCATCAAGGGCATGGGGTCGGACAGCACGGTTTATCTGCGTGACGTGGCCGACATCAAACGCGACTACATCGCTCCGCCGGATGCGATTCTGCGTTACGACGGCAAGCCCGCCATCGGGCTGGCCGTGTCCACCGTTCTGGGCGGCAACGTGGTCGACATGGGCGAGTCTCTGGATCAGCGTTTCCGCGAGCTTGAATCCATGCGTCCGGTGGGCATGGAGCTGCACGTCATCTCGCACCAGAGCCGGGCCGTGACCGAGGCCATCAACGGTTTTCTGATCAACCTGCTGGAGGCCGTGGCCATCGTCGTCGTGGTGCTGCTCATATTCATGGGGCTGCGCAGCGGGCTGATCATCGGGGCGGTCCTGGTCATCACCATCATGGCGACTTTTATCGTCATGGACCTGGGCGACATCACTCTGGAGAGGATCTCGCTCGGCGCGCTGGTCATTGCGCTGGGCATGCTGGTCGACAATGCCATCGTGGTCACGGACGGGATGAAGGAGAAGATGAACCGGGGCGTGGACGCCCTGACCGCTGCCCGCGATGTCGTGGGACAGGTCGGGGTGCCGCTCTTGGGCGCGACCTTCGTGGCCGTGGCCGCCTTTGCCGCCATCGGCACTTCCCAGGACAGCACGGGCGAATATTGCCGTTCCCTTTTTTATGTCATTCTCATTTCCCTGCTCATGAGTTGGGTCACGGCCGTGAACACCACGCCGCTCTTTTGCAAGACGTTTCTGAAGGTCAGGCCGCAAAACGCGGATGGCTCAAGCAGCTCCCCCGACCCCTATGGCGGGAGATTCTATGCTGCGTATCGCGTCTTTTTGGCGTGGTGCATCCGCTGGCGCTGGGTCACGGTGGCGGTCGTGGTCGCTCTGTTCATCGCGTCCATGGTCGGCTTTGGAACCCTCAAGAACAGCTTCTTCCCGGATTCGACCAGGGCCCAGTTCTACGTGGACTTCTGGTTCGCCGAGGGCACGGACATCCGCGAAACCCAGCGGCAACTGGAGCGGGCCGAAGCGGATATCGGCAGGCGCGAAGGCGTGACCCACATGACGACCATGATCGGGGGAGGACAGGTCCGCTTCCTGCTGACCTATCCGACGGAGAAGAGTTACGACGCCTTTGGCCAGATCCTTGTGGACGTTGACGATTACAAGCGCATCCCGAGCCTGACCAAGGAGATTCAGCGGGATCTCGACCGCTTGTTCCCTGAGGCTCTGGTCAGCGTGCGGCTCTTTGTGCTCGGCCCCTCAGTGGGCGGCAAGCTCCAGTTGCGGCTGTACGGTCCCGATTCGACGGTCCTGAGGGAACTCGCCGCCAAGGCGGAGCAGGTGCTGCTGGATGACCCGCACGCCAAGTCCGTGCGCAACGAGTGGCGGCAGAAGGCCAAGGTCATGCGGCCCCGGATGGCCGAAGTCCCGGCGCTCAAGGCCGGCATCGAGAGGCCGCAGATCGCCACGGCTTTCGAGTCTGTTTTCGAGGGCACCCGGGTGGGCGTGTTCAAGGAGCGCGACGAACTGCTTCCAATCATCACGCGCGCTCCGGAAGAGGAGCGCGCCGACCTGGACAGCATGGAGGGCATGCCCATCTGGAGTCCGGCCGCGCAATCCATGATTCCCATTGGGCAGGTGCTTTCCGGCATAACCATGGAGTTCGAGGACGCCTATCTGTGGCGCCGGGATCGTTTCAAGATGCTGCGCATTCATGCCGATCCCAGCGAGGGCCTGCCGAGCGAGCTGATGCAGCGCGTCAAGCCCAGGATCGAGCAGGTGCTGAACGTGGACGTGGCGCAGGTGCTCGGAAAAACCCTTCCATCTGGAGAGGACCCCTTTCAAAAGGACTATGACGCCTCGACGCTCAAGGTCGGTTACTCCGACAAATGGCCCATAAAGGACATGCCCGGCTACTACATGGCCTGGGGCGGGGAGTCCGAGGACTCGGCCAAGGCCAATGCGCGTCTCGCGGGCACCATTCCGGTGTTCTTCGGCCTCATGGTTCTCATTGTCATCGTGCTCTTCAACTCCATCAAGAAGACCCTGGTCATCTGGCTTACCGTGCCCCTCTCCGTCATCGGCGTGACCGCGGGCCTCTTGCTCTTCAACCAGCCTTTCGGGTTCATGTCCCTGCTTGGTCTCATGAGCCTCTCGGGCATGCTCATCAAGAACGCCATCGTGCTGATCGATCAGATCGATGTGGAAACCGGGAGCGGCAAACCACCCTTCAGGGCTGTCCTCGATTCCGGCGTCAGTCGCCTCATTCCCGTGTCCATGGCCGCCCTGACCACGATTCTTGGCATGCTCCCCCTGGTGCAGGATGCCTTCTTCGTGTCCATGGCGGTGACCATCATGTTCGGCCTCGGGTTCGCCACGGTCCTGACCCTGATCGTCGTGCCGGTGCTCTATGCCATCTTTTTCAACGTGAAGTGCGAGGAATAG